A single genomic interval of Aquisalimonas asiatica harbors:
- a CDS encoding RNA polymerase sigma factor, whose translation MTAGENSETRQREALRRRFEEELEGLLDRLYGTALRLTRDPDDAEDVVAEAVERAWEKLPELRDWARFEGWLFRILNNTFVSLWRRRRCRQDRETPWDALPPDAGEATSFSLFHKLHQPFLLWWGTPETQFVDTLDQDDLARAVDALPDAYRVVVVLVELQGYTYEEAAALLGVPVGTIRSRLSRGRGLLQKALWDYGRQAEHGGPPHPTRPGTGEEPQ comes from the coding sequence ATGACAGCCGGTGAGAACAGCGAGACCCGGCAGCGCGAGGCGTTGCGCCGGCGTTTCGAGGAGGAACTGGAGGGCCTGCTGGACAGGCTCTACGGCACCGCGCTGCGCCTGACCCGTGACCCCGATGACGCCGAAGACGTGGTCGCCGAGGCGGTGGAACGGGCCTGGGAGAAGCTCCCCGAGCTGCGTGACTGGGCCCGTTTCGAGGGCTGGCTGTTCCGTATTCTCAACAACACCTTCGTGAGTCTCTGGCGGCGACGCCGGTGCCGGCAGGACCGCGAGACGCCCTGGGACGCGCTCCCGCCGGACGCCGGGGAGGCCACCTCCTTTTCCCTGTTTCACAAACTCCATCAGCCGTTTCTCCTGTGGTGGGGAACACCGGAGACACAGTTCGTGGACACGCTGGACCAGGACGACCTGGCCCGCGCCGTCGACGCCCTTCCGGACGCCTACCGGGTGGTGGTTGTACTGGTGGAACTGCAGGGGTATACCTACGAGGAGGCGGCGGCGCTGCTGGGGGTGCCGGTCGGGACGATCCGGTCCCGCCTGAGCCGCGGACGCGGGCTGCTGCAGAAAGCCTTATGGGACTACGGTCGGCAGGCGGAGCACGGCGGGCCGCCGCACCCGACCCGCCCGGGAACCGGCGAGGAGCCACAATGA
- a CDS encoding iron ABC transporter permease gives MIAPLLTLAAVAVVSLLVAVAIGSVHIPPADLWAVLTGDGSPLHRTLVLELRAPRALAAFAVGGLLAVAGALMQVLLRNPLADPYVLGLSGGAAVGALAAMLLGLGAAAVSGSAFVGALLSTVLVFGLAHGTGSWTPTRLLLTGVVVAAGWGAVITFMLAVGPTERLPGMLYWLMGDLTYARTPWVAFATLLGICLLLMPLGRSLNVLARGPMQAAALGVPVRGLEWSIYVGASLITAVAVTTAGSIGFVGLVVPHMLRLVLGNDQRLILPAAALAGGALLVLADTLARTMIAPEQLPVGVITALLGVPTFLYLLYRSR, from the coding sequence CTGATCGCACCGCTGCTGACGCTGGCGGCAGTCGCCGTGGTCTCGCTGCTGGTTGCGGTCGCCATCGGCAGCGTGCACATACCGCCCGCCGACCTGTGGGCGGTGCTCACCGGCGACGGCTCGCCCCTGCACCGCACCCTGGTGCTGGAGCTGCGCGCGCCGCGCGCGCTGGCGGCATTCGCCGTGGGCGGCCTGCTGGCCGTGGCCGGGGCGCTGATGCAGGTGCTGCTACGCAACCCCCTGGCCGACCCTTACGTCCTCGGCCTCTCCGGTGGCGCGGCCGTGGGCGCCCTGGCCGCGATGCTGCTCGGGCTTGGCGCGGCGGCCGTCTCGGGCTCCGCGTTCGTGGGCGCGCTGCTGTCGACCGTGCTGGTGTTCGGGCTGGCCCATGGCACCGGCAGCTGGACGCCGACGCGACTACTGCTCACCGGCGTGGTGGTCGCCGCGGGCTGGGGTGCGGTCATCACCTTCATGCTGGCCGTCGGCCCCACGGAACGGTTGCCCGGCATGTTGTACTGGTTGATGGGTGATCTCACCTACGCGCGCACCCCCTGGGTCGCCTTCGCCACCCTGCTGGGGATCTGCCTGCTGCTGATGCCCCTGGGGCGCAGCCTCAACGTGCTGGCCCGTGGCCCCATGCAGGCCGCCGCCCTGGGGGTACCGGTGCGGGGACTGGAGTGGTCCATCTACGTGGGCGCCAGCCTGATCACCGCCGTGGCGGTGACCACCGCCGGCAGCATCGGCTTCGTCGGCCTGGTGGTGCCGCACATGCTGCGCCTGGTGCTGGGCAACGACCAGCGGCTGATCCTCCCCGCCGCCGCGCTGGCCGGTGGTGCCCTGCTGGTGCTGGCGGATACCCTGGCGCGCACCATGATCGCGCCGGAACAGCTCCCGGTTGGCGTCATCACCGCACTGCTTGGGGTGCCCACGTTCCTCTACCTGCTCTACCGGAGCCGTTGA
- a CDS encoding cobyric acid synthase has protein sequence MPTLMIQGTTSDAGKSTVVAALCRWLRNQGVSVAPFKPQNMALNSAVTTDGGEIGRSTALQALACGIEPHSDMNPVLLKPQSDRGAQVILRGQVYGNMDAVDYHGFKASAREAVMAAWESLSARYDVVIAEGAGSPAEINLRENDIANMGFAEAADCPVLLVGDIDRGGVFAQLVGTLELVSASERERIRAFVINRFRGDPALLDSGLEWLHRHTGTPVAGVLPFVQGLVLDAEDSIGRTGTAAGTDALQVVVPALPRMSNHNDFDPLRLHPRVALHFVGPDQTPPPADLIILPGSKSTRTDLAWLRDQGWERVLHRHLRYGGHVLGICGGYQMLGHSVADPDGLESAPGTTPGLGLLALETRLIPGKQLRQVSGTVEPEGAPLTGYEIHNGITTGSDLARPLVRLGDRADGAVSADGQVAGCYVHGLFDAPEAANALLARAGLAVGDAVDYQQHREQELDRLGDLVAAHLDTRLLAELLHIR, from the coding sequence ATGCCGACACTCATGATCCAGGGCACCACCTCCGACGCCGGCAAGAGCACGGTGGTGGCCGCCCTGTGCCGGTGGCTGCGCAACCAGGGCGTGTCCGTGGCACCCTTCAAGCCCCAGAACATGGCCCTGAACAGCGCCGTCACCACGGACGGTGGCGAGATCGGCCGTTCCACGGCGCTGCAGGCGCTGGCCTGCGGCATCGAACCCCACAGCGACATGAACCCGGTGCTGCTCAAGCCCCAGAGCGACCGGGGCGCGCAGGTCATCCTGCGCGGGCAGGTCTACGGCAACATGGACGCGGTGGACTACCACGGCTTCAAGGCCAGTGCCCGGGAAGCCGTCATGGCGGCGTGGGAGAGCCTGTCCGCCCGCTACGACGTCGTCATCGCCGAGGGCGCCGGCAGCCCGGCGGAGATCAACCTGCGCGAGAATGACATTGCCAACATGGGCTTCGCGGAGGCGGCGGACTGCCCGGTCCTGCTGGTGGGCGACATCGACCGGGGCGGCGTCTTCGCGCAGCTCGTCGGCACCCTGGAGCTGGTGTCGGCGTCGGAGCGCGAGCGCATCCGCGCGTTCGTGATCAACCGCTTCCGCGGCGACCCGGCACTGCTGGACAGCGGCCTGGAGTGGCTGCACCGGCACACCGGGACGCCCGTGGCGGGTGTGCTTCCCTTCGTTCAGGGGCTGGTGCTGGACGCCGAGGACAGTATCGGCCGCACGGGCACGGCCGCCGGCACCGATGCCCTGCAGGTGGTGGTGCCCGCACTGCCGCGCATGAGCAATCACAACGATTTCGACCCCCTGCGGCTGCACCCGCGGGTGGCACTGCACTTCGTCGGCCCGGACCAGACCCCGCCGCCCGCGGACCTCATCATTCTGCCCGGCAGCAAGAGCACGCGCACGGATCTCGCCTGGTTGCGTGACCAGGGCTGGGAAAGGGTGCTGCACCGACACCTGCGCTACGGCGGGCACGTACTCGGCATCTGCGGCGGCTATCAGATGCTCGGCCACAGTGTGGCCGACCCGGACGGCCTGGAAAGCGCCCCCGGCACCACCCCGGGGCTCGGTTTACTGGCGCTGGAGACGCGCCTGATCCCGGGCAAACAACTGCGGCAGGTCTCCGGCACGGTGGAGCCGGAAGGCGCGCCTCTCACCGGGTACGAGATCCACAACGGCATCACCACGGGCTCCGATCTGGCACGACCGCTGGTCCGGCTGGGGGACCGCGCCGACGGCGCCGTGAGTGCGGACGGCCAGGTGGCGGGGTGTTACGTCCACGGCCTGTTCGACGCGCCGGAGGCCGCCAACGCGCTGCTGGCGCGCGCCGGGCTGGCTGTCGGTGATGCGGTGGATTACCAGCAGCACCGGGAGCAGGAGCTGGACCGGCTCGGCGATCTGGTAGCCGCGCACCTGGATACGCGGCTGCTGGCGGAACTGCTTCACATCCGGTAG
- a CDS encoding cobalamin-binding protein, with the protein MATTTARTPLRILAGLVVSGALGPWQVNAADGPCVTDDADREVCLDAPAERIVSLSPGATELLFAAGAGDAVVGAVTYSDYPPEAEDVPRVGSYKRLDMETLLAREPDLVVGWITGNPSEQLERLQELDLPLYLSEPRELDDIASTLERLGVLAGTADHAADEAAAFRDAIDGIRDQYADADPVRVFYQVWDDPLMTVNDDHLISQAAALCGGDNVFGELGSLTPRIDTESVLDRNPEAIIAGGMGEADETWLEPWRAYDSLTATRHDNLFFVPPSSIQRPTPRVAEGSRILCEQLEKARERR; encoded by the coding sequence ATCGCAACCACCACAGCGCGCACCCCGCTGCGCATCCTGGCCGGCCTGGTCGTCTCGGGCGCCCTCGGCCCGTGGCAGGTCAACGCGGCGGACGGGCCCTGCGTCACCGACGATGCCGACCGCGAGGTCTGCCTCGACGCCCCGGCGGAGCGCATTGTCTCCCTGTCGCCCGGCGCCACGGAGCTGCTGTTCGCCGCCGGTGCCGGCGACGCCGTGGTGGGCGCCGTGACCTACAGCGACTACCCGCCGGAGGCCGAAGACGTCCCGCGCGTGGGCAGCTACAAGCGTCTGGACATGGAAACCCTGCTCGCCCGGGAGCCGGACCTGGTCGTGGGCTGGATCACCGGCAACCCCTCGGAGCAGCTGGAGCGGCTGCAGGAGCTGGACCTGCCGCTCTACCTCTCCGAACCCCGCGAGCTGGACGACATCGCCAGCACGCTGGAGCGCCTCGGCGTGCTGGCCGGCACCGCTGACCATGCCGCCGACGAGGCGGCGGCCTTCCGTGACGCCATTGACGGCATCCGTGACCAGTACGCCGACGCCGACCCGGTGCGCGTGTTCTATCAGGTCTGGGACGACCCGCTCATGACCGTCAACGATGATCACCTCATCAGCCAGGCAGCCGCCCTGTGCGGTGGCGACAATGTCTTCGGCGAGCTGGGCAGCCTGACCCCACGGATCGACACGGAGTCGGTGCTGGACCGCAACCCCGAGGCCATCATCGCCGGGGGCATGGGCGAGGCGGACGAAACCTGGCTGGAGCCCTGGCGTGCGTACGACAGCCTCACCGCCACCCGCCACGACAACCTGTTTTTCGTGCCCCCTTCCAGCATCCAGCGTCCGACACCGCGCGTGGCCGAGGGCAGCCGCATCCTCTGCGAGCAGCTGGAGAAGGCGCGTGAGCGCCGCTGA
- a CDS encoding 3-oxoacyl-ACP synthase III family protein: protein MNRHAKIVSTAHYLPERCVTNDELNERFTALDKPEVVGKLAAGTGIDQRWYAPDDWASSDLALPAAKQALEKAGRKPEDVDLIILGTDSPDYITPSTSVVLQQKLGAKQAGTFDVACACASFPTALANAAGLLATNNHFRTILVVGVYMMRKLADPKDPTVFFYGDGAGAAVVEPSEEPGFIGSSFLADGDYSDCWGIYSGGTAEPASVESVEAGRTNVRMVKRYPPEINDEGWPLLFKRLSEQNGFTVDDVDQVIFTQVNRHTVELAAQNIGLPLEKAPMIMQKWGYTGSACIPMALSKSVDEGRIKSGDLVVMIGSGVGYNQAAVAFRM, encoded by the coding sequence ATGAATCGCCACGCCAAGATCGTCTCCACAGCACACTACCTGCCGGAGCGCTGCGTCACCAACGACGAGCTGAACGAGCGCTTCACCGCGCTGGACAAGCCCGAGGTGGTGGGCAAGCTCGCCGCGGGCACCGGCATCGACCAGCGCTGGTACGCGCCGGACGACTGGGCCTCCTCCGATCTGGCGCTGCCGGCGGCGAAGCAGGCACTGGAGAAGGCCGGCCGCAAGCCGGAGGATGTGGATCTCATCATCCTCGGCACCGACTCCCCGGACTACATCACGCCATCCACCTCCGTGGTGCTGCAGCAGAAGCTGGGTGCGAAACAGGCCGGCACTTTCGACGTCGCCTGCGCCTGCGCCTCGTTCCCCACCGCGCTGGCGAACGCCGCCGGGCTGCTGGCCACCAACAACCACTTCCGCACCATTCTCGTGGTGGGCGTCTACATGATGCGCAAGCTGGCCGACCCGAAGGACCCGACGGTGTTCTTCTACGGCGACGGCGCCGGCGCGGCCGTGGTCGAACCCTCCGAGGAGCCGGGCTTCATCGGCAGCTCGTTCCTGGCCGACGGCGACTACTCCGACTGCTGGGGCATCTACTCCGGCGGCACCGCCGAACCGGCCTCGGTGGAATCCGTCGAGGCGGGGCGCACCAACGTGCGCATGGTCAAGCGCTACCCCCCGGAGATCAACGACGAGGGCTGGCCGCTGCTGTTCAAGCGCCTCTCGGAGCAGAACGGCTTCACCGTCGACGACGTTGATCAGGTGATCTTCACCCAGGTGAACCGCCACACCGTGGAGCTGGCCGCCCAGAACATCGGCCTGCCGCTGGAGAAGGCCCCGATGATCATGCAGAAGTGGGGCTACACCGGCTCGGCCTGCATTCCCATGGCCCTGTCGAAGAGCGTGGACGAGGGGCGCATCAAGAGCGGCGATCTGGTGGTGATGATCGGCTCCGGTGTGGGCTACAACCAGGCCGCCGTGGCGTTCCGCATGTAG
- a CDS encoding cobyrinate a,c-diamide synthase: MNETPVRGAAPAALISAPGSGSGKSMITAALARLHRNAGRDVRVFKYGPDYLDPMVLERASGNPVYQLHPWMTGMAECRWRLASAAAEADLVLVEGSMGLFDGDPCSADLAATAGLPVVPVIDASGMGQTFGAVALGLDLYRDDVCLSGVIANRTGSPGHGKMLADSLPERMPLLGAVQRNASLHVPDRHLGLVQAGEVADLDERLDAAAEVLREAGLDTLPATVELASEPLPAPPRLLEGLRIAVARDAAFAFIYRANLELLAAMGAEITEFSPLTDQTLPDCDALWLPGGYPELHARQLADNLPMLLAIRAHHAEGKPILAECGGLMACMDTLTDDDGNGHRMLGLLPGEAVMAGKLTGLGLQSLTLPSGELRGHTFHHSRLETTLEPAARTVRNRTGTAGEAVYRNGTLTASYYHAYFPSAPEAAAALFRGAALEDLDHA; the protein is encoded by the coding sequence ATGAATGAAACACCCGTTCGTGGAGCGGCGCCGGCCGCGCTGATCAGCGCGCCGGGCTCCGGCTCCGGAAAATCCATGATCACCGCCGCACTGGCGCGGCTGCACCGGAACGCCGGCCGCGACGTGCGCGTGTTCAAATACGGCCCGGACTACCTGGACCCCATGGTGCTGGAGCGCGCCTCCGGCAATCCGGTCTACCAGCTCCACCCCTGGATGACCGGCATGGCCGAATGCCGGTGGCGTCTCGCGTCCGCTGCCGCCGAGGCGGATCTGGTGCTGGTGGAAGGGTCCATGGGCCTGTTCGACGGCGACCCCTGCAGCGCGGACCTGGCAGCAACCGCCGGCCTGCCGGTGGTGCCGGTGATCGACGCCAGCGGCATGGGCCAGACCTTCGGCGCCGTGGCGCTGGGACTGGATCTGTACCGCGACGATGTGTGCCTGTCCGGCGTCATCGCCAACCGCACCGGCAGCCCCGGCCACGGGAAAATGCTGGCGGACTCCCTGCCCGAGCGCATGCCGCTGCTGGGTGCCGTCCAGCGCAACGCATCTCTGCATGTGCCGGACCGCCATCTCGGGCTGGTGCAGGCGGGCGAGGTGGCGGACCTGGACGAGCGCCTGGATGCCGCCGCCGAGGTGCTGCGGGAGGCGGGGCTGGACACCCTGCCGGCCACCGTGGAGCTGGCCAGCGAACCACTGCCGGCGCCGCCGCGGCTGCTGGAGGGACTGCGGATCGCCGTGGCCCGGGACGCCGCCTTCGCCTTCATCTACCGCGCCAACCTGGAACTGCTCGCCGCCATGGGGGCCGAGATCACCGAGTTCTCGCCCCTTACCGACCAGACACTGCCCGACTGCGACGCGCTGTGGCTGCCGGGCGGCTATCCGGAGCTGCACGCCCGCCAGCTCGCCGACAATCTGCCCATGCTGCTGGCCATCCGCGCCCACCACGCCGAGGGCAAGCCGATTCTGGCCGAGTGCGGGGGGCTGATGGCCTGCATGGACACGCTCACCGACGATGACGGCAACGGCCACCGCATGCTCGGGCTGCTGCCGGGGGAGGCGGTGATGGCCGGCAAGCTCACGGGCCTCGGTCTGCAATCCCTGACGCTTCCCAGCGGCGAGCTGCGCGGGCACACCTTTCACCACTCGCGGCTGGAGACGACGCTGGAGCCTGCCGCCCGCACCGTGCGCAACCGCACCGGCACCGCCGGGGAAGCCGTCTACCGCAACGGCACATTGACCGCCAGCTATTACCACGCCTATTTTCCGTCCGCGCCGGAGGCCGCAGCCGCCCTGTTCCGCGGAGCCGCACTGGAGGACCTGGACCATGCGTGA
- a CDS encoding cupin domain-containing protein, with the protein MKPSILIIAASALTLGLSTAMAADGHDNAEHDGHVFVKAEDLEWGPVGSMGDGAEIAVIEGDLAEEEPFTFRLRLEDGYRVKPHIHPAYERGTILQGTLHFAHGETFDADNTTALPEGSTFIMPPGAPMYGYAEGEVIFQLHGTGPWGIEYVDPDDDPRQ; encoded by the coding sequence ATGAAACCGTCCATCCTGATCATCGCTGCATCGGCCCTGACGCTGGGCCTGTCCACCGCCATGGCCGCTGACGGCCACGACAATGCCGAACACGACGGACACGTGTTCGTGAAGGCGGAGGACCTGGAGTGGGGCCCGGTGGGGTCCATGGGCGACGGCGCGGAGATCGCCGTCATCGAGGGTGACCTTGCCGAGGAGGAGCCGTTCACGTTCCGCCTGCGCCTCGAGGACGGCTATCGCGTCAAGCCGCACATTCACCCGGCGTACGAGCGCGGCACCATACTTCAAGGGACGTTGCACTTTGCCCATGGTGAGACCTTCGACGCCGACAACACCACGGCGCTGCCCGAGGGGAGCACCTTCATCATGCCGCCGGGGGCCCCGATGTACGGGTACGCCGAAGGCGAGGTGATCTTCCAGCTGCACGGGACCGGGCCGTGGGGTATCGAGTACGTGGACCCGGACGACGATCCGCGGCAATAG
- a CDS encoding DUF2149 domain-containing protein: MSVPAYRRSRFDAGDDDPMGPLANLADIMLVFAVGLMVALAASSDGLEQASEGGVDVDAGRELPDVPDGAGEAGSGYESVGQVYRDPETGRLIMIGGED; encoded by the coding sequence GTGAGCGTACCGGCCTACCGCCGCAGCCGATTCGATGCCGGCGACGACGATCCCATGGGGCCGCTCGCCAATCTGGCGGATATCATGCTGGTCTTCGCCGTGGGGCTGATGGTCGCGCTGGCCGCGTCCAGTGACGGCCTGGAACAGGCCAGCGAAGGCGGCGTCGATGTTGACGCGGGCCGGGAACTACCCGACGTGCCGGACGGCGCCGGCGAGGCGGGCAGCGGCTACGAATCCGTGGGTCAGGTCTACCGTGATCCGGAAACCGGGCGACTGATCATGATCGGAGGAGAGGATTGA
- the rsrA gene encoding mycothiol system anti-sigma-R factor, with translation MSRDDLTCEEVLEQLFAYLDEELDDTRLAAIDRHLERCRDCFTRAEFEKHLRERVYRTGTAPAPERLRQRLKEVLDRY, from the coding sequence ATGAGCCGGGATGATCTGACCTGCGAGGAGGTCCTGGAGCAGCTTTTCGCCTACCTGGACGAAGAACTGGACGACACCCGCCTGGCCGCCATCGACCGGCACCTGGAGCGCTGTCGTGACTGCTTCACCCGGGCGGAGTTCGAGAAGCACCTGCGCGAGCGCGTGTATCGAACGGGCACGGCACCCGCGCCGGAGCGCTTGCGCCAGCGCCTGAAAGAAGTGCTTGATCGATACTGA
- a CDS encoding ABC transporter ATP-binding protein has product MTTLSTRNLVIDIPERADGTALELTIAPGQIWGVLGPNGAGKTTLLHTLAGLRAPRHGSVLLDGEALRGQRRKRVARALAVVFQERQDGFPATVLETVLIGRHPYLSPWDMETADDVAIARRALARVALDGLESRLVSTLSGGERQRVAIATALAQTPDIWLADEPTNHLDLRHQVAVMDLLRSEAEAGRGVFLCLHDINLAARWCDHLLLLYPDGEACWGPAERMLVPEALERLYQQPLARAEVDGAQVFVPAGAGAVPPARPESHGRSVNE; this is encoded by the coding sequence ATGACCACGCTGAGCACACGCAACCTGGTGATCGATATCCCGGAGCGTGCGGATGGCACGGCGCTGGAGCTGACCATCGCGCCCGGCCAGATCTGGGGCGTGCTCGGGCCGAACGGCGCCGGCAAGACCACCCTGCTGCACACCCTTGCGGGGCTGCGGGCACCCCGCCACGGCAGCGTGCTCCTGGACGGGGAAGCGCTCCGCGGCCAGCGCCGCAAGCGCGTGGCCCGCGCCCTCGCCGTGGTCTTCCAGGAACGCCAGGACGGCTTTCCCGCCACAGTCCTGGAGACCGTGCTGATCGGCCGGCACCCCTACCTGTCGCCCTGGGACATGGAGACCGCCGACGACGTCGCCATTGCCCGAAGGGCGCTGGCGCGCGTCGCCCTGGACGGGCTGGAGTCACGGCTGGTCAGTACGCTCTCCGGCGGCGAACGCCAGCGCGTGGCCATTGCAACGGCCCTGGCCCAGACCCCGGACATCTGGCTTGCCGACGAACCCACCAACCACCTGGACCTGCGCCATCAGGTGGCCGTGATGGATCTGCTGCGCAGTGAGGCGGAGGCAGGCCGCGGCGTCTTTCTCTGCCTGCACGACATCAACCTGGCAGCGCGCTGGTGCGACCATCTGCTGCTGCTCTACCCGGACGGCGAGGCGTGCTGGGGCCCGGCCGAGCGCATGCTGGTGCCCGAGGCGCTGGAGCGGCTCTACCAGCAGCCACTGGCCCGGGCCGAGGTGGATGGCGCCCAGGTCTTCGTCCCCGCCGGCGCCGGAGCCGTCCCGCCCGCGCGCCCCGAATCCCACGGGAGATCCGTTAATGAATGA
- a CDS encoding IS110 family transposase — protein MHIIGVDVSKKKLHAAYLKDPSEEKTKPKAASNSPEGVDALLTWAQRQTSAAPEAMHFIMEATGVYHEAAAEALIAAGATVSVVNPKHVRRFAESRGIESKTDAHDRRVLALFGHERRPAGWQPPPAHAKQLRTLLDRLDALDDDIQREYNRREKAAIQGNDDVLRSHHTVIGALQRERDRLRQEIDHHIDRHPDLRDTHKLLESIPGIGEQLARHLTAFFALGSFGSAAQAAAYLGLAPKHRQSGTSIHAQPRLAKIGPSPLRAKLYFPSIVALTHNHHIRAMAQRLRSKGKSNMAIIGAAMRKLIHIAFGVIKNQRPYDPALT, from the coding sequence ATGCACATCATCGGTGTCGATGTCAGCAAGAAAAAACTCCATGCCGCCTACCTCAAGGACCCCTCCGAGGAGAAGACCAAGCCCAAGGCGGCCAGCAACAGCCCCGAGGGCGTCGATGCGCTGCTGACCTGGGCGCAGCGCCAAACCAGCGCCGCGCCCGAGGCGATGCACTTCATCATGGAAGCCACCGGCGTCTACCATGAAGCCGCCGCCGAGGCGTTGATCGCCGCCGGTGCCACTGTCTCGGTGGTCAACCCCAAGCACGTGCGCCGCTTCGCCGAGAGCCGCGGCATCGAGTCCAAAACCGATGCCCACGACCGCCGCGTGCTCGCGCTGTTCGGCCACGAACGCCGCCCCGCAGGGTGGCAACCCCCACCGGCTCACGCCAAACAGCTACGCACGCTGCTCGATCGCCTCGATGCGCTCGATGACGACATCCAGCGCGAGTACAACCGCCGAGAGAAGGCCGCAATCCAGGGCAATGACGACGTGCTGCGCTCTCACCACACCGTCATCGGCGCACTGCAGCGCGAGCGCGACCGGTTGCGCCAGGAGATCGATCACCACATCGACCGCCATCCAGACCTGCGCGACACGCACAAGCTCCTGGAGTCCATCCCCGGCATCGGCGAGCAGCTCGCCCGCCATCTCACAGCGTTCTTCGCCCTGGGGAGCTTCGGCTCCGCCGCCCAGGCCGCCGCCTACCTCGGCCTGGCTCCAAAACACAGGCAATCCGGCACCAGCATCCATGCCCAGCCACGGCTGGCCAAAATCGGCCCATCCCCCCTGCGGGCCAAACTCTACTTCCCCTCAATCGTCGCGCTCACCCATAACCACCATATCCGCGCAATGGCTCAGCGGCTGCGCAGCAAGGGAAAGAGCAACATGGCCATCATCGGTGCCGCCATGCGTAAACTCATCCACATCGCCTTCGGCGTCATCAAAAACCAGCGCCCTTACGACCCCGCTTTGACCTGA
- a CDS encoding methyltransferase domain-containing protein, protein MTTATAIRESGLVNQDALRRKVQDMYRRVAKEPEGDFHFAMGRPLAEELGYPPTDLDRIPRRALESFAGVGHFLPLAAIRAGETVVDLGSGSGADAFLAALYTGPTGRVMGLDMTAEQREKAARLARENGFTNITFHAGYIEETPFDTGSVDVVISNGVINLSAEKDRVFAEIARILRPGGRLALADIVTERQLPETVKCDATLWAACIGGAMQQDDYSGGITAAGLEVVTVDENPQYRFLTDAAQGASRAYGVKSVNLLAIKPA, encoded by the coding sequence ATGACGACGGCAACAGCAATCCGCGAATCGGGCCTGGTGAACCAGGACGCCCTGCGCCGGAAGGTTCAGGACATGTACCGCCGGGTGGCGAAGGAACCCGAGGGCGACTTCCACTTCGCCATGGGCCGCCCCCTGGCCGAGGAGCTCGGCTACCCGCCGACGGATCTGGACCGGATCCCCCGCCGGGCCCTGGAGTCCTTTGCCGGGGTGGGCCACTTTCTGCCGCTGGCGGCCATCCGCGCCGGCGAGACGGTGGTGGATCTGGGCAGCGGCTCCGGTGCCGACGCCTTCCTCGCCGCACTGTATACCGGGCCGACCGGCCGGGTGATGGGGCTCGACATGACCGCCGAGCAGCGCGAGAAGGCCGCACGCCTCGCCCGGGAAAACGGGTTCACCAACATCACCTTCCACGCCGGCTACATCGAGGAAACGCCCTTCGACACCGGCTCCGTGGACGTGGTGATCAGCAACGGCGTCATCAATCTTTCGGCCGAGAAGGACCGGGTGTTCGCCGAAATCGCCCGCATTCTGCGTCCCGGCGGGCGGCTGGCACTGGCCGACATCGTCACCGAGCGCCAGCTTCCGGAGACGGTGAAATGCGACGCCACCCTGTGGGCGGCCTGCATCGGCGGCGCCATGCAGCAGGACGATTACAGCGGCGGCATCACCGCGGCCGGGCTCGAAGTGGTCACGGTGGACGAGAACCCCCAGTACCGCTTCCTCACCGACGCCGCCCAGGGTGCGAGCCGCGCCTACGGCGTGAAGAGCGTCAACCTGCTGGCGATCAAGCCAGCGTAG
- the cobO gene encoding cob(I)yrinic acid a,c-diamide adenosyltransferase has protein sequence MRDNAKDPERHAARMAKKKRAIEARMAQAQEDKGVLLVLTGPGKGKSSSGFGMVARALGHGMKVGIVQFIKGKFATGEERFFRDHPDVTYHVMGEGYTWDTQDRARDEEAASAAWEKAVAMLRDPAYGLVLLDELNIALRYEYLDQDRVLDDLMARPEMQHVVVTGRNAKQELIDIADTVTEMQVEKHAFKDGGVRAQKGVEL, from the coding sequence ATGCGTGACAACGCCAAGGACCCTGAACGCCACGCCGCGCGCATGGCGAAGAAGAAACGCGCCATCGAGGCACGCATGGCGCAGGCCCAGGAGGACAAAGGCGTCCTGCTGGTGCTCACCGGCCCCGGAAAGGGCAAGAGCAGCTCGGGCTTCGGTATGGTCGCCCGGGCGCTCGGCCACGGCATGAAGGTGGGGATCGTGCAGTTCATCAAGGGCAAGTTCGCCACCGGGGAAGAGCGCTTCTTCCGCGACCACCCCGACGTCACCTACCACGTCATGGGCGAGGGCTACACCTGGGACACCCAGGACCGCGCCCGGGACGAAGAGGCCGCCAGCGCGGCCTGGGAGAAGGCGGTGGCCATGCTGCGCGACCCCGCCTACGGACTGGTTCTGCTGGATGAGCTCAACATCGCCCTGCGCTACGAGTACCTGGACCAGGACCGTGTGCTGGACGACCTGATGGCCCGCCCGGAGATGCAGCACGTGGTGGTGACCGGGCGCAACGCCAAGCAGGAGCTGATCGACATCGCCGACACCGTCACCGAGATGCAGGTGGAGAAGCACGCCTTCAAGGATGGTGGCGTACGCGCGCAGAAGGGCGTCGAGCTCTGA